The DNA window CTTTTGCTAAGAAACAATATGATCAATTTAAAGAGAAGTCTATATGTATAGAACTCAAGGAAATCAGAACTTTTAACAAAGGAAAGCGAGGCAACATGTTGATTTTCGAACTGTTATTGGTAAAGGCCAAAGAGGGAAAACAGGAGGTATGAACCCCTACTCTTTGGCACGAAAATTGAAATTGCCACCTGCCACCCATAATTAAACCTACTCTTAGCTGACATCTAAACATTAACATGTCAGTGAAGGTATATGATGTGGTTTTATATCCACTCGACATGACTCCAGCaatataatttactttttattgccTCAACTTGTTGCATGTTGTTTGTTCTTTTCCATAAAATGCATAATTTTTCTTCCTGGTTCTGTCAATCCTTGTCTCAAATTGGTTCTCGTCCAAGTTAGTTCACTTGAGAAATAGGACAAATGCTTCATTTCTTCAGGCTTCAGGAGATTGTACCCTTAAACGCTGGGAATATCTTTGGCGCTGAAGACAGCCGTCCAGTTCCTAAGTGGGAAAACATTATTCGTGAAACACTGAACAGAATTCGACCAGCAAGGACTAAGGTTAAATGCTACAGTGATCATCCATCTCCATCAAAATTTATGTCATCTGAAAATGTGCCCACTATAGCAGAAGAGATATTACTTGAAAGCGATAGTGATATTGGTGAAGAAATCCATTCCTTCCATGAAGAATCCAATGGTTTTGATGAACTCAATGATAAATCAATTACAGGTGACATGAACTCAAATTCTGGAGTTCCAGACAATCAAATTCTGGATTTACAGAAGCAATTTTCTTCTCCAAAAAAACTAGATGGATTAAATTGCTTGCGGACCGAAGATTCTGCAGGAGATGTACAAGCATCTGCAGCTCCTCAAAAATTAACTAGAATTCTTAGTAGTTCTGAATGGATTGGCTTGAGTTGGCCAGAGCCCCCTTTAAACTTGCTATCTCAGCATGTTTTGCAGAGACCAACTTccttcaaatcaattaaatcatttaaagcaACCAAATCTTTTGGAGGATATAGTTCTTTAAAGTCTGTTTCAAGTGAATTACAATCAAGATTGGCTTTGTTTGCCGAGCTTGACTTTGAATCTCTCATGAAACGGAATAGAAGATCATCATATGTAAGGATAGTGAGCAAGCAGATGGTCGGAATCTTCCTCACTATTTGGATTCGTAGGAGCTTGCGTAAGCATATTCATAACTTAAAAGTGTCCACGGTTGGTGTTGGTGTTATGGGCTATATTGGTAACAAGGTCCGTTTCCTAACCTAATTTTACTTGCATTTTGatcatttcttttcaattcaatcaGTTTGAAGGTTATGATATTGCATACTTTTGACAAGTGATATTTCCTTTCatatttagattaaattttctttcatggTTTGAGCATGTACAGCTTGATAGAATTGGAAAACTAGTGATTCTCTGTGAAAAACTCCACTGTATTATCATTTGTTCGCGATTGCAAATCTCATTTTATAGACAACTTTGTCAGATAATGAAATGTGGAATCTTGTTTCAAGAGAGCCAAATGCTTAATTATTACCCCTGATGTCTTGTATATGATATCATGCCTAGaaattggtgaaaatattttcagaattttCATGTTTGAACTGCAAATATGAATTGCTTCTAATCCTTTTCATTTAAGGTAATCCTTCACATAGTATGACTGTTTTTCAAACTTTCAGGGATCAATATCAGTCAGCATGTCTATATATCAGACATTTTTCTGTTTTGTATGCACACACCTCACGTCAGGTGACAAGGATGGAGATGAACTCAAAAGAAATACCGATGTTCATGAAATACAAAGGAGGACTAAATTTCATCCCTTTTCCTGTGTTGGACTTCCTAAAGGCATCTATGATCATGAGTGAGTATATGGCatctaaataaaaatgcaaCATGTCTCTGGGTGATTCGAGTGTTTTGGCCCCATATTTGACATCCTTcatacttttgaattttttcttttccagccTCCAGGAAAGTTCTTGTTGCTGGTTGTTTTCATTGTCTCTTTAATAGAAGATGATGTAACATAACACTAACCTTTATCACCTATGCAGACGAATTATCTGGTTAGGTGATTTGAATTACCGCATCAACTTGTCATACGACCAAACATGTGAACTCATCTCCAAAAAGGAGTGGTCCAAGTTAGTGGAAGGGGACCAGGTACCTTAgcaattgttaatttttttaagcaaattaTGTAATAAGAGATTGAAGTACTTTCCCTTGTGAGTGATTTTGTATGTGTATGCGTGAATGTACTCACCTGCTAAGGTTTCTGAACCTTGAGTTATTTGTACAGCTTGTACGAGAATTAAGAAAAGGCTGTGCATTCGATGGATGGTCAGAGGGTATATTGGATTTTGCACCAACATATAAATATGAGATGAATTCTGAGAAATACTGCGGAGAAGATCCAAAGGCTGGAAGGCGTATTCCTTCATGGTATGATTCTGCAGTATTTGAGTGGTATAATAGCTTTTCCACTCATCTGCTTAATTCATTTTGTTAACTCGTCATCTGCATCTGtatattttattgtgttgttgTGGGATTATTTATTCTGTTGAAAACAGCCCTTCACATGACTCTGTATTTAATGTTGCTGGGTTTAGAAGACTCCCCCACCAATTTGTTTGTTAGTTCATTCAGTATATAGGATTGTCAGAGGTTACGTggtttttcttgctagtttgcTGTTCGCTCATCTTTTAGAAATGATGCTTACATTTGTGTCCGGGGCATGTTGTGGTGTTCTCTTTGTAcatctctttcattttattctttctttctgagGCTAAAGTTTTTTCTTATGCACTTAAGATATATCCCCAACAGCTTTATGAAAACATACCAATGGATACACAAGCATTCCGAATGGTTGAAACTGCAGTGCCCAACTTGGGTCATTTGGTGGCCATCCCAAAATGTGTCTTCTGTCAATCATTTGGTGAAGATGCTGGAAGATGACCATGTAAAGTATAGGAATGGCTATTGTATTAACACAAAATAAGTTGCAAATTACTCAACCTTGAATGGAAAAAGTATCATCATCCCCTCCCTGCATCCTTTCTACTCATGTAAACATTCATTTCCTCTTCCATCCTCTAGATTTTTACCATTAATGTGCTTGCCGTCACAGCCACCATATTTCCGACCCTCAAGAGAAAATTGAACATGATagattttagaatattatttatgtaaatttttatattataccaGTAAATGCTTCAACtctcagtttttttcttaatagcaCCTACCTAATTGTGTGATTATCAGTTTCTTCTATGAATTATACACCAATGTGCACTATCTTTTAGGTGTGATCGCATCCTTTCATATGGAAAGGGAATGAGGCTACTGAACTACAGGAGGAAAGAGCTAAAACTTTCTGATCACCGGCCTGTGGCTGCCACATATATGGCTGAGGTTGAGGTGTTTTCTCCTAGGAAGCTACAGAAGGCGCTCACATTCACAGATGCAGAGATTGAAAATGAGGAAGTTGTGGCAGGCTTGGGAATTGATGTTAGAATAAGCCAGTTGAGATTGGAGCAGGTGAGAACTAAGCCATGTATGTGAACTGCATAAGTGTTAATGGGTTAAATCTATGTAGGTCTTAAAGGGTGCAGTATTAGCATTTCTGGGTGCGACGTATCCAGGGAAAGAAATCTAGAATTTTTACCTTAATCTTACACGTGAAAAGTTGTTAAATGAGAAATGatgttgcttcttcttcttcgtgcCCCTGAACTATAGACCTTATGCTGCTGGAAGACATTCAATGAACTCATTTCACAGCATTGTTATTCATCTTTCAGCACTTGTGGTGTTTTTATTGAAGTTGTCTCACTCTGAAAACTATTACTTGTTCACAATTTAGATTGAAGTGTAAATCCTGTCTCTTACAATTTCTAAGAGAAGTTAATGTTGGTGTGAGTTCAATTATCATTccatatctttctttttataggaCCCTGTGTATAGCAGGCAAATCCAGAAAGCGTTTTAGATTACACGAGTCACCGGGGCAGGTTTTGGACAACTATTGGAAGTTAGGCGACTTTGATGCTGGATTCTGGCTCCTAAAATCTGAATGATGCACGAATGGGCTCACTTTGGTGAGTGCAACTtctgtttgttttcttgttgagtTTGGCCACAGTTAAATTGGTACTCAGGTTCTGAACTTGAATTGGTACCAGTCTTATACTTTAAAACCTCAGCTAGGTCTCACCAGCCATGAACAAGATTTTGACTAAATGTGTATTTGTCGTTGTGGTGGTTGTTGCGGTTGTGGTTTGACCATAACTTTTGCACAACTTTTGCAGGATATTTCTTGTTGGGAGCATTTACGAGGAATACCCTGTCATGAAGGGGCTGGAAGTGAGATCCCGAGAACTATGCTATTACTACTCTACCTTATGTTCATTCATTGATTTGTAATTTTTGCATGATATTGTGTACTGAACTTCTTGTGTTACAGTGTTCAGAGTAGGAGTTTATATGTTATAGAGAGAAAATCATATATAGGAGTCTTtaattgtaacttttttttttcaaatcacggACACACTCCAGCACGCGAGCCACGGGTGAGCGTCCACTCTCAAAAGCCAAACCACGGGAGAGAGCCTATCAAGTCGAGGTTCTAGTTGATCGCATACTTGAGAAATGCAAGTGGTAGGATTCAAATCAGATTCAAATCAGGACCTCTCCCCAAGTTAACTTTTTATCACTTGATTATCTACAACTGAGTTACTAGCTCACTTGCTATTATGCATGTTGTTCATACATGTTCAATGATGCAGGTTACGTGTATCAAAGATTAATCCATTTAGTTTAtgcatatttttaatgttataaaaGAAGAGAATAATTGCATGTTTTTTAGAGTTGCTGCTGCTAGGTATACTCGTGTTTACTAACCTTCTTTAAACTGGAGAATGAAGGTTTTGTTGCTATCTTCTACGTAGCAATAGCAGTAAGTGCCTGATTTACCTTTGCATAACTTTGTTCTCTGCGTTCTGGAATTGATTGCCTCAAGCTCAGTGCTCCATTTTTACTGCGCGCTGAAGCTTTCGGGTGGAATGCTATTTTAGTTATTGGCATAAAACATCAGGAAATTGTGTGGAGGGATCTCATATGGGCATAATGTATCATTTcgtcatttattttaatcaccTTTCTAGttcttttgttgctacaatgTTAGAATCCTGatgaatttctttcttctctttcggCTCTCGAATTTTGTTTAAAGCTTTGTGTGCCACAGTGGTGGATGTTGATCGTCGAGGAAGATTTTTAAGGCAATTGACCACCTACGTTAAAAACATGACTGTAATGGTTATTTTGACGAAAAAATCTGATAAAATTGTAGTTGCCTTCGTGatcaattaatcaaaatttagaaataaaaaacataaggtCAAAGATTAAGTTGGGTTTGACTACAAATTCAGGTGGTTTTTTTTGAGCTGCATAGCAAacgattttttatttaactttgagaaaaaaaaatttaacttagaTCATTCTGGGTTGATATGCTAAATTTATaggaataatattgaaaaaaacaaattagaatttaatattaaaggacaaaattaataaaagaaaaactcaatgaACTTTAATTAACCAACTAAACTCTTGATGTAAGTCATATATGtcattagatttaataatttttttttttatagattatattttttaacatacttATATGATAATAAAGCACATGTGATGtgtttttatgaaatatttttttaaaaggaaaaaaaaccatgataggTACGTGAGATTGAGG is part of the Populus trichocarpa isolate Nisqually-1 chromosome 2, P.trichocarpa_v4.1, whole genome shotgun sequence genome and encodes:
- the LOC7467796 gene encoding type IV inositol polyphosphate 5-phosphatase 3 isoform X7 produces the protein MLHFFRLQEIVPLNAGNIFGAEDSRPVPKWENIIRETLNRIRPARTKVKCYSDHPSPSKFMSSENVPTIAEEILLESDSDIGEEIHSFHEESNGFDELNDKSITGDMNSNSGVPDNQILDLQKQFSSPKKLDGLNCLRTEDSAGDVQASAAPQKLTRILSSSEWIGLSWPEPPLNLLSQHVLQRPTSFKSIKSFKATKSFGGYSSLKSVSSELQSRLALFAELDFESLMKRNRRSSYVRIVSKQMVGIFLTIWIRRSLRKHIHNLKVSTVGVGVMGYIGNKGSISVSMSIYQTFFCFVCTHLTSGDKDGDELKRNTDVHEIQRRTKFHPFSCVGLPKGIYDHERIIWLGDLNYRINLSYDQTCELISKKEWSKLVEGDQLVRELRKGCAFDGWSEGILDFAPTYKYEMNSEKYCGEDPKAGRRIPSWYDSAVFEWCDRILSYGKGMRLLNYRRKELKLSDHRPVAATYMAEVEVFSPRKLQKALTFTDAEIENEEVVAGLGIDVRISQLRLEQVRTKPCKSRKRFRLHESPGQVLDNYWKLGDFDAGFWLLKSE
- the LOC7467796 gene encoding type IV inositol polyphosphate 5-phosphatase 3 isoform X4, whose translation is MKYSRTKQQPELFWPRVVVRKLLNISSKECDYSADSDDDNASDSASDINEFDECSRGSQSGSKRGEDAQDSIPRIRRRLSETFRAQYINTKEIRICVGTWNVGGKLPNDDLDIDDWIDTDDPADIYVFGLQEIVPLNAGNIFGAEDSRPVPKWENIIRETLNRIRPARTKVKCYSDHPSPSKFMSSENVPTIAEEILLESDSDIGEEIHSFHEESNGFDELNDKSITGDMNSNSGVPDNQILDLQKQFSSPKKLDGLNCLRTEDSAGDVQASAAPQKLTRILSSSEWIGLSWPEPPLNLLSQHVLQRPTSFKSIKSFKATKSFGGYSSLKSVSSELQSRLALFAELDFESLMKRNRRSSYVRIVSKQMVGIFLTIWIRRSLRKHIHNLKVSTVGVGVMGYIGNKGSISVSMSIYQTFFCFVCTHLTSGDKDGDELKRNTDVHEIQRRTKFHPFSCVGLPKGIYDHERIIWLGDLNYRINLSYDQTCELISKKEWSKLVEGDQLVRELRKGCAFDGWSEGILDFAPTYKYEMNSEKYCGEDPKAGRRIPSWYDSAVFEWCDRILSYGKGMRLLNYRRKELKLSDHRPVAATYMAEVEVFSPRKLQKALTFTDAEIENEEVVAGLGIDVRISQLRLEQDPVYSRQIQKAF
- the LOC7467796 gene encoding type IV inositol polyphosphate 5-phosphatase 3 isoform X2, coding for MKYSRTKQQPELFWPRVVVRKLLNISSKECDYSADSDDDNASDSASDINEFDECSRGSQSGSKRGEDAQDSIPRIRRRLSETFRAQYINTKEIRICVGTWNVGGKLPNDDLDIDDWIDTDDPADIYVFGLQEIVPLNAGNIFGAEDSRPVPKWENIIRETLNRIRPARTKVKCYSDHPSPSKFMSSENVPTIAEEILLESDSDIGEEIHSFHEESNGFDELNDKSITGDMNSNSGVPDNQILDLQKQFSSPKKLDGLNCLRTEDSAGDVQASAAPQKLTRILSSSEWIGLSWPEPPLNLLSQHVLQRPTSFKSIKSFKATKSFGGYSSLKSVSSELQSRLALFAELDFESLMKRNRRSSYVRIVSKQMVGIFLTIWIRRSLRKHIHNLKVSTVGVGVMGYIGNKGSISVSMSIYQTFFCFVCTHLTSGDKDGDELKRNTDVHEIQRRTKFHPFSCVGLPKGIYDHERIIWLGDLNYRINLSYDQTCELISKKEWSKLVEGDQLVRELRKGCAFDGWSEGILDFAPTYKYEMNSEKYCGEDPKAGRRIPSWCDRILSYGKGMRLLNYRRKELKLSDHRPVAATYMAEVEVFSPRKLQKALTFTDAEIENEEVVAGLGIDVRISQLRLEQVRTKPCKSRKRFRLHESPGQVLDNYWKLGDFDAGFWLLKSE
- the LOC7467796 gene encoding type IV inositol polyphosphate 5-phosphatase 3 isoform X3, which translates into the protein MKYSRTKQQPELFWPRVVVRKLLNISSKECDYSADSDDDNASDSASDINEFDECSRGSQSGSKRGEDAQDSIPRIRRRLSETFRAQYINTKEIRICVGTWNVGGKLPNDDLDIDDWIDTDDPADIYVFGLQEIVPLNAGNIFGAEDSRPVPKWENIIRETLNRIRPARTKVKCYSDHPSPSKFMSSENVPTIAEEILLESDSDIGEEIHSFHEESNGFDELNDKSITGDMNSNSGVPDNQILDLQKQFSSPKKLDGLNCLRTEDSAGDVQASAAPQKLTRILSSSEWIGLSWPEPPLNLLSQHVLQRPTSFKSIKSFKATKSFGGYSSLKSVSSELQSRLALFAELDFESLMKRNRRSSYVRIVSKQMVGIFLTIWIRRSLRKHIHNLKVSTVGVGVMGYIGNKGSISVSMSIYQTFFCFVCTHLTSGDKDGDELKRNTDVHEIQRRTKFHPFSCVGLPKGIYDHERIIWLGDLNYRINLSYDQTCELISKKEWSKLVEGDQLVRELRKGCAFDGWSEGILDFAPTYKYEMNSEKYCGEDPKAGRRIPSWYDSAVFEWCDRILSYGKGMRLLNYRRKELKLSDHRPVAATYMAEVEVFSPRKLQKALTFTDAEIENEEVVAGLGIDVRISQLRLEQANPESVLDYTSHRGRFWTTIGS
- the LOC7467796 gene encoding type IV inositol polyphosphate 5-phosphatase 3 isoform X1, with protein sequence MKYSRTKQQPELFWPRVVVRKLLNISSKECDYSADSDDDNASDSASDINEFDECSRGSQSGSKRGEDAQDSIPRIRRRLSETFRAQYINTKEIRICVGTWNVGGKLPNDDLDIDDWIDTDDPADIYVFGLQEIVPLNAGNIFGAEDSRPVPKWENIIRETLNRIRPARTKVKCYSDHPSPSKFMSSENVPTIAEEILLESDSDIGEEIHSFHEESNGFDELNDKSITGDMNSNSGVPDNQILDLQKQFSSPKKLDGLNCLRTEDSAGDVQASAAPQKLTRILSSSEWIGLSWPEPPLNLLSQHVLQRPTSFKSIKSFKATKSFGGYSSLKSVSSELQSRLALFAELDFESLMKRNRRSSYVRIVSKQMVGIFLTIWIRRSLRKHIHNLKVSTVGVGVMGYIGNKGSISVSMSIYQTFFCFVCTHLTSGDKDGDELKRNTDVHEIQRRTKFHPFSCVGLPKGIYDHERIIWLGDLNYRINLSYDQTCELISKKEWSKLVEGDQLVRELRKGCAFDGWSEGILDFAPTYKYEMNSEKYCGEDPKAGRRIPSWYDSAVFEWCDRILSYGKGMRLLNYRRKELKLSDHRPVAATYMAEVEVFSPRKLQKALTFTDAEIENEEVVAGLGIDVRISQLRLEQVRTKPCKSRKRFRLHESPGQVLDNYWKLGDFDAGFWLLKSE
- the LOC7467796 gene encoding type IV inositol polyphosphate 5-phosphatase 3 isoform X6; its protein translation is MKYSRTKQQPELFWPRVVVRKLLNISSKECDYSADSDDDNASDSASDINEFDECSRGSQSGSKRGEDAQDSIPRIRRRLSETFRAQYINTKEIRICVGTWNVGGKLPNDDLDIDDWIDTDDPADIYVFGLQEIVPLNAGNIFGAEDSRPVPKWENIIRETLNRIRPARTKVKCYSDHPSPSKFMSSENVPTIAEEILLESDSDIGEEIHSFHEESNGFDELNDKSITGDMNSNSGVPDNQILDLQKQFSSPKKLDGLNCLRTEDSAGDVQASAAPQKLTRILSSSEWIGLSWPEPPLNLLSQHVLQRPTSFKSIKSFKATKSFGGYSSLKSVSSELQSRLALFAELDFESLMKRNRRSSYVRIVSKQMVGIFLTIWIRRSLRKHIHNLKVSTVGVGVMGYIGNKGSISVSMSIYQTFFCFVCTHLTSGDKDGDELKRNTDVHEIQRRTKFHPFSCVGLPKGIYDHERIIWLGDLNYRINLSYDQTCELISKKEWSKLVEGDQLVRELRKGCAFDGWSEGILDFAPTYKYEMNSEKYCGEDPKAGRRIPSWCDRILSYGKGMRLLNYRRKELKLSDHRPVAATYMAEVEVFSPRKLQKALTFTDAEIENEEVVAGLGIDVRISQLRLEQDPVYSRQIQKAF
- the LOC7467796 gene encoding type IV inositol polyphosphate 5-phosphatase 3 isoform X5 yields the protein MKYSRTKQQPELFWPRVVVRKLLNISSKECDYSADSDDDNASDSASDINEFDECSRGSQSGSKRGEDAQDSIPRIRRRLSETFRAQYINTKEIRICVGTWNVGGKLPNDDLDIDDWIDTDDPADIYVFGLQEIVPLNAGNIFGAEDSRPVPKWENIIRETLNRIRPARTKVKCYSDHPSPSKFMSSENVPTIAEEILLESDSDIGEEIHSFHEESNGFDELNDKSITGDMNSNSGVPDNQILDLQKQFSSPKKLDGLNCLRTEDSAGDVQASAAPQKLTRILSSSEWIGLSWPEPPLNLLSQHVLQRPTSFKSIKSFKATKSFGGYSSLKSVSSELQSRLALFAELDFESLMKRNRRSSYVRIVSKQMVGIFLTIWIRRSLRKHIHNLKVSTVGVGVMGYIGNKGSISVSMSIYQTFFCFVCTHLTSGDKDGDELKRNTDVHEIQRRTKFHPFSCVGLPKGIYDHERIIWLGDLNYRINLSYDQTCELISKKEWSKLVEGDQLVRELRKGCAFDGWSEGILDFAPTYKYEMNSEKYCGEDPKAGRRIPSWYDSAVFEWCDRILSYGKGMRLLNYRRKELKLSDHRPVAATYMAEVEVFSPRKLQKALTFTDAEIENEEVVAGLGIDVRISQLRLEQVRTKP